Part of the Zingiber officinale cultivar Zhangliang chromosome 6A, Zo_v1.1, whole genome shotgun sequence genome, GTGAAGCTTGCTGTGGTGGCTTTTACTGACTATGCCATTATATGGTGGGATCAGCTGACCTTGAGTAGACGTCGAAACCGTGAGCTTCCCATCGACAATTGGGAGGATATGAAAGCCGTTATGAGAAGAAGGTTTGTTCCATCTCACTATTATCGGGACTTACATTTGAAATTGCAAAGTCTGAAGCAGGGGTCCATGATCGTGGAAGACTACCACAAGGAGATGGAGATAGCCTTGATTCGGGCTAACATTGAGGAGGACCAAGAGGCGACCATGGCTCGGTTCATTTGTGGCCTGAACCGTGAGATTGCTAATATTGTTGAGCTGCATCACTACGTGGAGCTTGACGATGTGGTACACATGGCAATGAAAGTTGAAAGACAACTCAAGAAAGGAGTGAGATCATCTTCCAAGTATGAGGCTGCAAGTTCATCCCCTTGGAAGCAGAAGTGGGGATCATCAAAACCAACTGAGAAAGCAGTTTCAAAATCAAAGGGAGAGACGAATGTGGCCAAGACACAACCTAGCAACAAAGATAGGGGTAACTCATCTTCCCAACCTCAAAGAAATTATGACATCAAATGTTTTCGTTGTTTAGGATCAGGTCATATTGCTTCTCAATGCCCAAACAAGCGATCAATGATCATATTGGATAATGGGGAGATCGAAactgaagaggaagatgaaggaaatGAGTCCACTCCATCAGTTGAAGATACTAGTGATGTTGAGTTTGCTATTGATGGCCAAGCTCTTGTTGTGCTAAGAGCTCTCCATATGCAAGCCAAAGAAGATGATGACGGGCTGCAAAGGGAGAACATCTTCTACACCCGCTGCCATGTGAAAGATCGGGTATGCGGTTTGATTATTGATGGTGGCAGCTGTGTTAATGTGGCAAGCAAGTTAATGGTGGACAAGCTTGGTCTACCTACCTTGAAGCATCCAAAtccatataaactccaatggctcaATGACAGTGGAGAAATGAAGGTAACCAAGcaagtccttatttcatttaCGATTGGAACGTACACGGATGAGGTTCTATGTGATGTTGTACCCATGCAAGCTAGCCATTTGCTTCTTGGAAGACCGTGGCAATTTGACAGACGGACCACACATGATGGGTATAAGAACCTCTACAGCTTCAGCAAGGATGGTAGGAACATTACACTTGCACCTTTGACACCTCGTCAAGTATTTGAGGAACAACTCCAGATAAAAAAGTCCATTGCAGCAAGAGGAAAAGGTGTGGCtgagatagaaaaagaaaatgagagtgaaaatgaaaaaaaaagatggTGGACTAagaatgaaaaaagagagtggaAAAAAAGAAATGATTGAGAATTCGACcttaaaaaagaaagaagaaagaaaaatgagcttctatgcaaaagaaagagagatcaAAAGTGCTTTGAACTCCGATAGACCGATGATCTTGTTTTTATACAAGGACGCCTATCTTTCTTTGGCTGACCATAATGTTTCTTTGCCTAGTGCTGTGATGTCTCTTTTGCAGGATTTTAAGGATGTCTTTTTCGAGGATACGCCACCTGGGTTACCACCCAAAAGAGGAATCGAGAATCAAATTGATCTCATTCCGGGAGCTTCCATTCCAAACCGACCAGCTTATCGAAGTAATCCAGAAGAGACCAAAGAGCTTCAAAGGCAAGTCGAAGAACTTATGACCAAAGGACATGTTTGTGAAAGCATGAGCCCCTGTCCTGTGCCTGTGTTGCTGGTTCCAAAGAAAGATGGGACTTGGAGGATGTGCGTGGATTGTCGAGCTGTAAACAAGATAACGGTAAAGTATCGTCACCCTATTCCTCGCTTAGATGCATGCTTGATGAATTACATGgatccactatattttctaagATTGATTTGAAGAGTGGGTATCATCAAATTCGAATTAAGTAAGGAGATGAGTGGAAAACAGCTTTTAAGACAAAACAGGGGCTATATGAATGGTTAGTGATGCCATTTGGATTGACGAATGCTCCTAGCACATTTATGCGTCTCATGAACCATGTGCTACGTGCATTTATTGAAAAATTTATTGTTGTTTATTTtgatgacattctgatctatagCAAGAGTTTGCATGACCATATTGATAATTTGAAATGTGTGCTTGAAGCTTTGAGGCGTGAAAAATTATTTGCTAACCTTAAGAAATGCAACTTTTGCGTAGATAGGGTTGTTTTCCTTAGATTTGTTGTTAGTTCCAAAGGCGTGGAAGTTGATGAGGAGAAGGTGAAAGCTATCAGGGAATGGCCTACCCCTAGCACCATCACTGAAGTAAGGAGTTTTCAGGTTTAGCCGGGTTCTATAGGAGGTGATccagcggtaagaatgggggacccacagatggggtcccatccgagcggaaccagagattacccagccaaaggtttgggtttccgacgccaaagcagaagaaccggagcTGAATGGCCGAGCGaaggtgtccgctcggccagccgaatggccgagcggaggtgtccgctcagccgaaatcgtggcgagggaacagtggttagccgagcggcctattcgatcggctcgggatatgatatgtcagcaaaggcatgatgattagactgtacgcgagatgacactattaaaggccccaccatcacgtcacggacaggttgatacagtagcagtatggtcttatggatgcccttctgacaggcccacacctaggcatggtcgaaagcaggtgatcgcttcgattggtgtgcccaggctccttcgataggtctatataaggcctccatttcttcaaccggaggtacgcaaGTCTACATTAGGGAGGCCACTTtattattccttcgcctaacttgagcgtcggagggccgtcgccgggacaccccccccccggctcggttttgttgtagGATCGTCGGAGCATCTTGCAGTTAGCCGGAGACCCACGTCAGCAGTAGGGGAACGCCAtttgcccagcgtcctttggtctagcgattcggacaggatcaatttggcgccgtctgtgggaacgctcctttatccgatcggaaacaatggacgaggttgGACGACAACACGCGGTGACACTTTCAACTGAGGAACTCGATGCTCTGATTGAGATAAGGGCctccaagcttgtggagcaaaaacaaaaggcatcagccgagcggccggagcaacaagcaacttCAGCGtcaggcggccgagcggaagcaccacctgccaccgtcgcctttcatcgggctctgttccgcacccctgaagccgtggcAGCCCGCcgggataggggatcttcttcggatgaaaggtctaggcgagatgacaggaaggggaaagccccccgagcggaatCGTCGCCCGAGCGGATAAATCGCcagttttcagaggccatcctgcgagaccctctgccaaagcactatgcgCCACCGatgatcggcgagtacaatgggacaaccgacccggatgatcatctgggcaagttcgataacacagctactctccatcaatacacagatggagtaaagtgccgagtttttcttaccactctctcgggatcagctcaacggtggttccggaggttgccggacggatccatcacaagcttcaaggacttccgcacagccttcctccaccacttcgccagcagtcggcgctatcaaaaaacaagcgtgagcctgttcgccatcaacaAAGAAGCccgggaatcgcttcgagcttacatccagcgattcaaccaagtggcgatggacattccaacggccacttcggaaaccatgatgaatgcctttacacaaggcctagtggatggagatttcttccgatcgctcatccgaaagccaccccgggattatgatcacatgctacatcgggctaacgagtacatcaacgtggaagaagcacaggcggccaggaaaaaagaaactcccgcCGAGCGGCCTCCtccagccgagcggaaacagcacgccgctcatcagccgcatAGAGGACCAAGGGACGAAGCAATCCGATCTCCCCATGTCCGGTCCCATGTACAGGAGGTAGCCACCGCCTGGCCCAAgccgaagaagaggtggaccccgatgttctgctccttccaccggacggatacgcacaacacaagagattgtcgaagtcttcccttcgtggctcatcctgtgcctcGGAGTGGTGGACGACGATCTCCCTCAGTCGATCAGCGACAGAGAACTcaggaagccgatcggacgcgagttgATAGGCCACGGCAACATACTTCTGATCAGCATCGCTCTCCCAGGCGAGAGAACCGCCGAGCGTCCaaagaacggtcccgaccgtccgctcgggaagaggaaaataaaagcaacacctcccgaggcgagatcaatgtcattgctggtgggccgaccggaggagactccaatcgagctagaaaggcgagcgttcggcagctccaaatccatgccgtCGGTTGCAGCAGAGAGCGAGCAAGCGGAcctgaaatcagtttcgggcccggggacttggaaggagttgaagtgcctcaCGACGGcactctgctcatcaaagcggtaatagccaactacaccattcgccgcgtatttgttgacacagggagctcagtcaacatcatattcaagagggcgttcgatcagctgcaaattgatcgagccgagcagCTACCCATGacgactccgctctacgggttcacgggtaacgaagttcagccggtcggccaGACCCGGCTGgttacctcgctgggagaagagccgctcaggaggacaagaacaataaacttcgtggtggttgactctccctcgtcctacaacgtcattttgggacgaccgacgctcagcgaattccgggcggtcgtctcaacttttcatcagaagatcaagttcctcgtggaggaccaagtgggagaagtacgaggagaccagctagcagctcggcgatgttacatagagatggtccgagcagaggccaattctgctcggaaaacgccctggatcgaggtaaacgccatcaccgaaaagccacccactttaatttatgaggaaaaagaggaagtgcagattcatccaactcgatcggaggccacaacctttatagcgtccgctctggaggagaagcagaaaaaggagctgatccaatgcctcagaagaaaccatgatgtcttcatatggtcgacacatgaactgcccggaatttcgccaagcatagcgcagcatgagttgcatgtctgaccggatgctcggccggtaaaacaaagaaaaagagatttcagcaccaagcagaatgccatcatccggatggaggtggagaagcttctggaagccggccatatacgcgaggttcagttcccgagctggctggcgaacgtagtattagtctccaaaccgggaaacaaatggagagtgtgcgtagattttcgggatctcaacaaagcttgcccgaaagatttttattctctgccccggatagaccagctggtggactctacggccggctgcgaactaatctgtatgctcgatgcctaccagggctatcatcaagtgccgctcgcccgtgaagatcaagaaaaggtcagcttcgtgacggccgacggcacttattgctataatgtgatgccgttcggattgaagaatgctggagccacatatcagcgcttgatgaataaggtattcagagagcagatcgggcggaacctagaagtttatgtggacgacattctaattaagtccttccgagcggccgacctcttcaaggacatggaagaaaccttccgaacgctgcgcaagtatggagtcaagctgaatcctCAGAAGTGCATGTTCGGAGCGAGAGGAGGGcatttcttgggatacatagtgaccgagcggggcatcgaagccaatcccagcaaggtgaaagctctgcaagatatgccgcctcccagaaatacaagggaagtgcagcgattgaccggtcggataattgctCTGTCcggattcatctccaaaaccgccgactggagccttcctttcttaaaaatcttgcgcaaagccactatgtttcaatgggatgaagaatgcgatcgggcgttcgaagacttgaaggcatatctgaactctcttccGGTGTTGGCCAAACCGACGGCGGGTGAGCTACTTTATATgtatttgtcttcaaccgagcatgcggtcggctcagcattagtgaggtcgagtggagaagagcctgtatatttcctcagtcacattttaaaagatgctgaatctcgctacactgggctcgaaaaacTAGCATTCGCTCTGGTCCGCCCTCGCCGcccggcgccttcgtccatacttcctggcgcacacgatcattgtcaaaaccaatagcccgctcggacgagtgctgctaaatccagaggcatccggacggctcatcaaatggacgacggagctgagtgaatttgacatccaatactagccccgctcggcgatcaaagctcaatccttggccgattttgtgactgaggtgcaaaggccggagccggaagctatgtggagaatatatgtcgatggatcatccactcggctcggaagcggaatcggaatattgctgctctctcctcaagaagaaaagatgcacttatccgtccggctggattacaaagctaccaacaacgaggcagagtatgaggccctcatagctggcttgcaggctgcccggcatgtgggagccggtcgggtaactctTCACTCGGATTCACAATTGGCTGCTCAGCAGCTCTCCggcaccttcgaaatcaatagcgctcggcttaagctctacgctgaagccttcgagaagctcagaactgattttagagaagttattgtccagaagatacccagagcagaaaatcaagcagccgatgagttagccaaactggCGAGCTCCATAACGCCGGTCGCTATTCAGCAGCCCATTGAAAAGGTCCTGTTGGTAGCGCACGTTGATCGGATGGAAGACCCCACATTTCCCAGCGACTGGCaggcacccatcatagagttcctccgctcgggcgccacaccatccgatgaatatgcagcccggctcctcagaaggagagccggtcggtttacactcatcggagatcagctttacaagaaagctttctcgcgcccgttgctgaaatgcgtgagctcggaggactcagcttacatcctccaggaagtacatcaaggatcatgcggggggcatccgggcggacgttcGTTGGCCAAGAAGGtcctcttggccgggtacttttggccaaccttgcaagcagacgccgctcggacagtatctacatgcctttcgtgccagaagtatcacaacttctcccaccgaccggccgaagaaatgaaggcatccaccgtttcatgcccgttcgatcaatggggaatggatattgtcggtccatttccgatggcgaccgggcagaggaaatttttactagtggtggtcgactatttctccaagtgggtggaggccgagccgctggcaaagatcactgaacaaatggttaaaaaattcatctggcaacacatcatttgtcggttcggcatccctcgtcgactagtttccgacaatgggcggcaattcacagggaagatgttagaggattggtgcaaaagctacggcattgagcaacacttcacgtccgtggcctatccccagagtaacggtcaagctgaagtagccaaccgggaaattcttcgtattctgcgcgcttggctcgaccatttgggaggaagttggccggatgaagtgcccggcgtcttatgggccgtccgaacgacgccaaaggaagggacgggcgccacaccgttccatttggtgtatggcggcgagggagtcattccggttgaagtcggcgtcgagtctgtccgtatccagagctatgatgatgacaacgccgaacggaggaacatggagctggatttggtagaagaggagcGGGCAaaagcgtccgttcggctgatagcataccggcagcggatgaaacAGAAATACAACCGCCGAGTAATCcctagatcattccaggtcggcgatctcgtctggaagaaagtcaagccggtcggcgatgtcggcaagcttgaagcttcttgggcaggtcccttcaaggtTATGGAAAAACTTCGCTCGggtgcctactacttggaggatgaagacgggcggcagctggatcgaccgtggagtgccaATCATCTTCAGCCTTATCGATCTGGATGAAGGGTACACAAATGTAATTTATTCAGGTATATATGCTATtcgcctatgtacttgtgatgcaggaagcaaaaagatgaaaaacacattgagcattctccgccgAACGGATTATTGCGTGAAGGCCCcgtgccattcggccggaggtagattatattggttgctactcggaaaacctagaggttccactgtacaaaaattttgtacaaaggtctgaaccttttcctagctaccatgtgttcttttaaattaaattttggatcgcctgcggaacttaacacgtttgatccaaaacttaatctatttgttcttttaggttttgacttggatctcctgcggaacttaacacgttcgacccaaatcaccttaagttattaattccattaaatattaatttccataatcggttcccagtactgacgtggcgaggcacacggccttcttggatatgggagcaaccaccaccgactagacaaaaccttttatagaaatctaatatttaatttcctaaaataactttaggttaaccgaaaagaacaatcaaatcacaaggaaaagaaaaataaaagaacacaacatcgaaaaacatattcgaaattctagaatcgttagcctcttgtatttggtattatttccataaataactagtatgatacggaaagaaaaattactagttataccttgtagaaaaacctcttgatcttctatcgtattcctcttctaacctcggacgttgtgtgggcaacgatcttccgagatgagaaaccaccaagcaccttcttctcctcctagctaggttcggccaacacaaagaagcttcaccaaggacgaagaacaaaacaccaaccaagctccaagggatacaagctttctctccttcttcttcttcttctccaagtagtatccggccaccacaagagctccaagccaatagagaaggttccgccaccaccaagaggaagagaggaagagaggttggctggccacaacaccaaggaaaagagggagagaaataatagaggttattcaccatgaagccttctctacctcctcttttataatccttggtcttggcaaataaggaaatttaattaaaaacttccttaattcttttgacatgaaaaggaaaaatttatttaattaaaataattttccttttctcaatttacatggccggccacaccaaagctacaaacaaggagagttttaattaattaaaacttcctaatttgtctccagaaatttataaaatttcttcaataatttaatcccttcatgattggtttataaaaaggaaatttaataaattaaaatctttcttttaaacatgtggataaaaagaaagttatctctaaaaattaaaatctcttttaatctacaaataaggaaagatatcaaatcttttctcaatcttttgtagaaactaataaaagagaattattaacttttaaactttcttttaaatcatgaacatggttaaaaaggaaagttttcttaaaatttaaaatcctcctttaatcaacaaataaggaaagatttcaaattttaaactctcttttaaacatgtagatgattttcaaataaggaaagttttaccaaaattaaaaccatccttttaatctacaaataaggaaagagattaatctcttctcttaatcttttgtagaaagttataaaaggaaattttaattttaaactcttttaacatcatgatatccacataagaaataattttaataaaaatccttttaatattatagtggccggccacctaagcttgggacccaagctttggccggccacctacttgactcatccacttggtcttggccggccctagcttgggttccaagctagcttggccggccccattggatgggtaagaaggtgggtatgcggtgggtataaatctctatatactagaggctacgatagtgaccgagaggaggaattggttttggtctcccgatgaaattaagtatcccgtgttcgccccgaacacacaacttaatttcatcaataataattcattccactaaagaactattattgaactaccgcaccaatcccaaattacattttgggctccttcttattatgagtgtgttagtctccctgtgtttaagataacaaatgtccactaattaagtaagttactgacaactcacttaattaatatctagctccaagagtagtaccactcaactttatcgtcatgtcggactatgtccacctgcagggtttaacatgacaatccttatgagctcctcttggggacattctcaacctagatcactaggacacagtttccttctataatcaacaacacacactataagtgatatcatttcccaacttatcgggcttattgattcatcgaactaaatctcacccattgataaattaaagaaataaatatcaaatatatgtgcttgttattatattaggattaagagcacacacttccataataactgaggtctttgtttctttataaagtcagtataaaagaaacgacctctaatggtcctactcaatacactccaagtgtactagtgtaattatatagttaagataaactaatatctaattacactacgaccttccaatggtttgttcctttc contains:
- the LOC121994921 gene encoding uncharacterized protein LOC121994921, encoding MSREHGGRVDPSDGGGVDQTIIMRAMQQQFERMNVVFNEIRDRLDRPEDQLEQLQQEPLPRHRRPDQRPHFTPNVPDDDYDDGASNEVVSNATWRRARAIRPERPRHVQRQHREREVVDRNIGTIKLSIPPFQGKNNPDVYIEWERKVELVFDCHNYSEEKKVKLAVVAFTDYAIIWWDQLTLSRRRNRELPIDNWEDMKAVMRRRFVPSHYYRDLHLKLQSLKQGSMIVEDYHKEMEIALIRANIEEDQEATMARFICGLNREIANIVELHHYVELDDVVHMAMKVERQLKKGVRSSSKYEAASSSPWKQKWGSSKPTEKAVSKSKGETNVAKTQPSNKDRGNSSSQPQRNYDIKCFRCLGSGHIASQCPNKRSMIILDNGEIETEEEDEGNESTPSVEDTSDVEFAIDGQALVVLRALHMQAKEDDDGLQRENIFYTRCHVKDRVCGLIIDGGSCVNVASKLMVDKLGLPTLKHPNPYKLQWLNDSGEMKVTKQVLISFTIGTYTDEVLCDVVPMQASHLLLGRPWQFDRRTTHDGYKNLYSFSKDGRNITLAPLTPRQVFEEQLQIKKSIAARGKGVAEIEKENESENEKKRWWTKNEKREWKKRND